The proteins below are encoded in one region of Pseudomonas sp. SCB32:
- a CDS encoding MaoC family dehydratase N-terminal domain-containing protein translates to MIDKKHIGKVLPSFSATAEAGQLRFFAKTIGETDPIYFDEQAARDAGHPTLPLPPTFLFSLAFQMPNQAWRDELGIISSRILHGEESFTYQRMAYAGDTLHYDVRITDIYDKKGGALSFVVRESKVTNQRGEHMATLRTTLVHRNG, encoded by the coding sequence ATGATCGACAAGAAACATATCGGCAAGGTCCTGCCGTCCTTCAGCGCCACCGCCGAAGCCGGGCAACTGCGCTTCTTCGCCAAGACCATCGGCGAGACCGACCCGATCTACTTCGACGAGCAGGCCGCGCGCGATGCCGGGCACCCCACCCTGCCGCTGCCGCCGACCTTCCTCTTCTCCCTGGCCTTCCAGATGCCCAACCAGGCCTGGCGCGACGAACTGGGGATCATCTCATCGCGCATTCTGCATGGCGAGGAGTCCTTCACCTACCAGCGCATGGCCTATGCCGGCGACACCCTGCACTACGACGTACGCATCACCGACATCTACGACAAGAAAGGCGGCGCGCTGAGCTTCGTGGTGCGCGAATCGAAGGTCACCAACCAGCGCGGCGAGCACATGGCGACCCTGCGCACCACCCTCGTCCACCGCAACGGCTGA
- a CDS encoding OB-fold domain-containing protein, producing the protein MSTSQHELAPSVAEQPWRDRDGRVVLLAQRRPGHPGLHFPPLPETSPLHGQCELVEVESTPRLYSFTVVHSSPKANKAPQPLGLADYPEGLRVFARLDYPAGRRPRIGEALSLCLVQTDNGPIYAFRPQEDA; encoded by the coding sequence ATGAGCACATCCCAACACGAACTGGCGCCGAGCGTCGCCGAACAACCCTGGCGCGATCGCGACGGTCGCGTGGTCCTGCTGGCCCAGCGTCGCCCCGGCCACCCTGGCCTGCATTTCCCGCCGCTGCCGGAAACCTCGCCGCTGCATGGGCAGTGCGAGCTGGTCGAGGTCGAGTCGACGCCGCGCCTGTACAGCTTCACGGTCGTCCATTCCAGCCCAAAGGCGAACAAGGCGCCGCAGCCGCTGGGCCTGGCCGACTACCCCGAAGGCCTGCGGGTGTTCGCCCGCCTGGACTATCCGGCCGGCCGCCGGCCGCGCATCGGCGAGGCGCTGAGCCTGTGCCTGGTGCAGACCGACAACGGCCCGATCTACGCCTTCCGTCCGCAGGAGGACGCATGA
- a CDS encoding enoyl-CoA hydratase/isomerase family protein, with protein MTTELITFRESQLGIADGIATFTHQKPAARNALSLELREDYADLLDRLETDRSIRALIITGSGGSFCAGGDLKSLRERQTSTDPEINSANAMRLRIRRLHGWLERLRGLEIPVIAAVDGPAYGAGFAIALLADFILASNRASFCMPFAKLGLVPDSGALYTLPRLVGLQMAKELLFSARRVDIEEAQNLRIVHAIYSSEALPAEAEKLARRFLAAPRDALAMSKRLLNQSFETSWGNLAELESLAQGVASTAPYHGEAVSAFLGGEPSRFDWDRG; from the coding sequence ATGACTACCGAACTCATCACGTTCCGCGAATCCCAGCTGGGCATTGCCGATGGCATCGCCACCTTCACCCACCAGAAGCCCGCGGCACGCAACGCCCTGTCCCTGGAGCTGCGCGAAGACTACGCCGACCTGCTGGACCGTCTGGAAACCGACCGCAGCATTCGCGCCCTGATCATCACCGGCTCGGGCGGCAGCTTCTGCGCCGGCGGCGACCTCAAATCGCTGCGCGAGCGCCAGACCAGCACCGATCCCGAGATCAACTCGGCCAATGCCATGCGCCTGCGCATCCGCCGCCTGCATGGCTGGCTGGAGCGCCTGCGCGGCCTGGAGATCCCGGTGATCGCCGCGGTAGACGGCCCGGCCTACGGCGCCGGCTTCGCCATCGCCCTGCTCGCGGACTTCATCCTCGCCTCCAACCGCGCCTCGTTCTGCATGCCCTTCGCCAAGCTCGGCCTGGTCCCGGACTCCGGTGCGCTCTACACCCTGCCCCGCCTCGTCGGCCTGCAGATGGCCAAGGAGCTGCTGTTCAGCGCCCGCCGCGTGGACATCGAGGAAGCGCAGAACCTGCGCATCGTGCACGCGATATACAGCTCGGAAGCGTTACCGGCCGAAGCCGAGAAGCTCGCCCGACGCTTCCTTGCCGCCCCTCGCGATGCCCTGGCAATGAGCAAGCGCCTGCTCAACCAGAGCTTCGAGACCTCCTGGGGCAATCTCGCCGAGCTGGAAAGCCTAGCCCAGGGCGTGGCCTCCACCGCGCCTTACCACGGCGAAGCGGTGTCGGCCTTCCTCGGCGGCGAACCCTCCCGCTTCGACTGGGACCGCGGCTGA
- a CDS encoding acyl-CoA dehydrogenase family protein, translating to MQIERTVFRDDHEIFRTTVRRFFERECVPRQEAWNKAGQWDREIWLKAGREGLLCITLPVEYGGGGGDFGHSAVYNEEFNRAGLSGNGLGMHSDIIAPYIARCGSEEQKQRWLPRACSGELILAIAMTEPGTGSDLKAVRTTAVRDADDYVINGSKTFISNGLTADLVIVVCKTDPEAGAKGISLIAVETDRPGFQRGRKLDKVGQHAQDTAELYFDNVRVPVGNRLGEEGKGFAYLMGELPQERFSIAVSAAARLEVLLEHTLDYVKNRKAFGQSVWDFQNTRFKLADIKAQATAVRLMIDHYLAEHMRRRLTLEEAAIAKLFATETLGKALDEMVQLHGGYGYMLEYPVARAFVDMRVNRIYGGTSEVMRELISRKL from the coding sequence GTGCAGATCGAACGCACCGTCTTCCGCGACGACCATGAAATCTTCCGCACCACCGTGCGCCGCTTCTTCGAGCGCGAATGCGTGCCGCGCCAGGAGGCCTGGAACAAGGCCGGCCAGTGGGACCGCGAGATCTGGCTCAAAGCCGGCCGCGAAGGCCTGCTGTGCATCACCCTGCCCGTCGAGTACGGCGGTGGCGGCGGTGATTTCGGCCACAGCGCCGTGTACAACGAGGAGTTCAACCGTGCCGGCCTGTCCGGAAACGGCCTGGGCATGCACTCGGACATCATCGCCCCCTACATCGCCCGTTGCGGCAGCGAGGAACAGAAGCAGCGCTGGTTGCCGCGCGCCTGTTCCGGCGAGCTGATCCTGGCCATCGCCATGACCGAACCGGGCACCGGCAGCGACCTCAAGGCCGTGCGCACCACCGCCGTTCGTGACGCTGACGACTACGTCATCAATGGCAGCAAAACTTTCATCAGCAACGGCCTGACCGCCGACCTGGTAATCGTGGTGTGCAAGACCGACCCGGAAGCCGGCGCCAAGGGCATCAGCCTGATCGCGGTGGAAACCGACCGCCCCGGCTTCCAGCGCGGGCGCAAGCTGGACAAGGTCGGCCAGCACGCCCAGGACACCGCCGAGTTGTACTTCGACAACGTCCGCGTCCCGGTCGGCAACCGCCTGGGCGAGGAAGGCAAGGGCTTCGCCTACCTGATGGGCGAACTGCCCCAGGAGCGCTTCTCCATCGCCGTTTCCGCCGCCGCGCGCCTTGAGGTGCTGCTGGAGCACACCCTCGACTACGTGAAGAACCGCAAGGCCTTCGGCCAGAGCGTCTGGGACTTCCAGAACACCCGTTTCAAGCTGGCCGACATCAAGGCCCAGGCCACCGCCGTGCGCCTGATGATCGACCACTACCTCGCCGAGCACATGCGCCGCCGCCTGACCCTGGAGGAGGCGGCGATCGCCAAGCTGTTCGCCACCGAGACCCTGGGCAAGGCGCTGGACGAGATGGTCCAGCTGCACGGCGGCTACGGCTACATGCTCGAGTACCCGGTGGCCCGCGCCTTCGTCGACATGCGGGTGAACCGCATCTATGGCGGCACCAGCGAAGTCATGCGCGAGCTGATCTCCCGCAAGCTCTGA
- a CDS encoding CaiB/BaiF CoA-transferase family protein — translation MGVLSGIRVLEFEAIGPAPFGTMLLADMGADVIRIDRPLAHDDLGPKMSGPKVDITGRGRRSVTLDLKRPGSAAVALDLIEHADVLIEGFRPGTMERLGLGPEHALARNPKLVYGRMTGWGQHGPLAQRAGHDINYIALSGVLSGIGPVAGRPVPPLNLLGDYGGGGMLLAMGVLAALLNVQRGGAGQVVDAAMAEGAAQLGSVIWGLLASGNWREERGSNLLDGGAPWYDTYRTLDGRYMAIGPVEGRFYAELLDKLGLVAADLPPQHDRKGWPRLREAFIHAFLQRTRDEWCAIFDGSDACVAPVLGFAEAAGHPHARARGSFMEVGGVVQPAPAPRFLGTPGAIPRAAPRRGEGGAAALRDWGLSAETMDSLRRRGLGLDA, via the coding sequence ATGGGTGTGTTGAGCGGTATTCGGGTGCTGGAATTCGAGGCGATCGGCCCCGCGCCCTTTGGCACCATGCTGCTGGCCGACATGGGGGCGGACGTGATCCGCATCGACCGCCCGCTCGCCCACGACGACCTCGGGCCGAAGATGAGCGGCCCGAAGGTGGATATCACCGGACGTGGCCGCCGCTCGGTCACCCTCGACCTCAAGCGGCCCGGGTCGGCCGCTGTAGCCCTGGACCTGATCGAGCACGCCGACGTGCTGATCGAAGGCTTTCGTCCCGGCACCATGGAGCGACTCGGGCTCGGCCCCGAGCACGCCTTGGCGCGCAATCCGAAGCTGGTCTACGGCCGCATGACCGGCTGGGGCCAGCATGGCCCGCTGGCCCAGCGCGCCGGCCATGACATCAACTACATCGCGCTGTCCGGTGTGCTCTCCGGCATCGGTCCGGTGGCCGGTCGCCCGGTGCCGCCGCTGAACCTGCTCGGCGACTACGGTGGCGGCGGCATGCTGCTGGCGATGGGCGTGCTGGCCGCGCTGCTGAATGTCCAGCGCGGCGGGGCGGGGCAGGTGGTCGACGCCGCCATGGCCGAAGGCGCGGCGCAGCTCGGCTCGGTGATCTGGGGCCTGCTCGCCTCCGGCAACTGGCGCGAAGAGCGCGGCAGCAACCTGCTGGATGGCGGTGCGCCCTGGTACGACACCTACCGGACCCTGGATGGTCGCTACATGGCGATTGGCCCGGTGGAGGGGCGCTTCTATGCCGAGCTTCTGGACAAGCTCGGCCTGGTCGCCGCCGATCTGCCGCCGCAGCACGACCGCAAGGGCTGGCCGCGCCTGCGCGAGGCCTTCATCCACGCCTTCCTGCAACGCACTCGCGACGAGTGGTGCGCGATCTTCGACGGCAGCGATGCCTGCGTGGCACCGGTGCTCGGTTTCGCCGAAGCGGCCGGACATCCCCACGCCCGCGCCCGTGGCAGCTTCATGGAGGTGGGCGGCGTGGTGCAGCCGGCTCCGGCGCCGCGTTTCCTCGGTACTCCCGGTGCGATTCCGCGGGCCGCTCCCAGGCGTGGCGAAGGCGGCGCGGCGGCCCTGCGGGACTGGGGGCTGTCCGCCGAAACCATGGACAGCCTGCGACGACGGGGCCTGGGTCTCGACGCCTGA
- a CDS encoding MaoC family dehydratase — translation MSTVHFDSIQVGDQLPALALAPINRTTLALFAGASGDHNPIHIDIDYARKAGMADVFAHGMLSMAYLGRLLTQWVDQRQLRGFSVRFAGITHLGHQITCTGKVVEKFEAEGERRVKLEIQTANQYGETKIVGDAIVALQ, via the coding sequence ATGAGCACTGTCCACTTCGATTCCATCCAGGTTGGCGACCAGTTGCCAGCGCTGGCCCTGGCGCCGATCAACCGCACCACCCTGGCGCTGTTCGCCGGCGCCTCCGGCGACCACAACCCGATCCACATCGACATCGACTACGCGCGCAAGGCCGGCATGGCCGACGTGTTCGCCCACGGCATGCTGTCCATGGCCTACCTCGGCCGCCTGCTCACCCAGTGGGTCGACCAGCGCCAGCTGCGCGGCTTCAGCGTGCGCTTCGCCGGCATCACCCACCTCGGCCACCAGATCACCTGCACCGGCAAGGTGGTGGAGAAGTTCGAGGCCGAGGGCGAGCGCCGCGTGAAGCTGGAAATCCAGACCGCCAATCAATACGGCGAAACCAAGATCGTCGGCGACGCCATCGTCGCCCTGCAGTGA
- a CDS encoding acetyl-CoA C-acetyltransferase, which translates to MSNAYILAPVRTPIGKFGGSLAPVPAAQLAALILQEVLRRSEVDAGCVDEVILAQSYQSSEAPCIGRYAASLAGLPDEVAGYTVDRRCGSGLQALIDAAMQVQTGVADCLLVAGVESMSNIEYYSTHMRWGARLGDVKLHDRLDRGRVNSQPVSRYGDCSGGAVETAENLVRDYAISREACDRWAVASHLKAAAAWAKGRFDAEVMPVEVPQRKGEPLLFSRDEGIREDASLDAMARLAPVIKGGTVTAGSASQQNDAAAGCLVVSERFVIQHDLRPSARLAGWASAGCHPLRMGIGPVPAVAKLMQRLQLNLAEMGLIEVNEAFAGQVLAVLREWGLEDDPRVNVNGSGISLGHPIGATGLRIMTTLLHEMQRRNARYGLETMCIGGGQGLAAVFERV; encoded by the coding sequence ATGTCCAACGCTTACATCCTCGCCCCGGTGCGTACGCCGATCGGCAAGTTCGGCGGTAGCCTCGCACCCGTGCCGGCGGCGCAACTGGCCGCACTGATCCTGCAGGAAGTGCTGCGGCGCAGCGAGGTCGACGCCGGTTGCGTCGACGAGGTGATCCTCGCCCAGTCCTACCAGTCCAGCGAGGCGCCCTGTATCGGTCGCTACGCCGCGTCCCTCGCCGGCCTGCCGGACGAGGTCGCCGGCTACACAGTGGACCGCCGCTGTGGGTCCGGCCTGCAGGCGCTGATCGACGCGGCAATGCAGGTGCAGACCGGCGTCGCCGACTGCCTGCTGGTGGCCGGCGTCGAGAGCATGAGCAACATCGAGTACTACAGCACCCACATGCGCTGGGGCGCGCGTCTGGGCGACGTGAAGCTGCATGACCGCCTGGATCGCGGCCGGGTCAATTCCCAGCCGGTAAGCCGCTACGGCGATTGCTCCGGTGGTGCGGTCGAGACCGCGGAAAATCTGGTGCGCGACTACGCCATCAGTCGCGAGGCCTGTGACCGCTGGGCGGTGGCGAGCCACCTGAAAGCGGCCGCGGCCTGGGCCAAGGGCCGCTTCGATGCGGAGGTGATGCCGGTGGAGGTGCCTCAGCGCAAGGGCGAGCCGCTGCTGTTCAGCCGCGATGAAGGCATCCGCGAGGACGCCAGCCTCGACGCCATGGCCCGCTTGGCCCCGGTGATCAAGGGCGGCACCGTCACCGCCGGCAGCGCCAGCCAACAGAATGACGCGGCGGCGGGCTGCCTGGTGGTGTCTGAACGCTTCGTCATCCAGCACGACCTGCGGCCGAGCGCGCGCCTGGCCGGCTGGGCCTCGGCGGGCTGCCATCCGCTGCGCATGGGCATCGGCCCGGTGCCGGCGGTGGCCAAGCTGATGCAGCGCCTGCAGCTGAATTTGGCGGAAATGGGCCTGATCGAGGTGAACGAGGCCTTTGCCGGCCAGGTACTGGCCGTCCTGCGTGAGTGGGGGCTGGAGGACGACCCGAGGGTGAACGTCAACGGTTCCGGTATCTCCCTCGGCCACCCCATCGGTGCCACCGGGCTGCGGATCATGACCACGCTGCTGCACGAGATGCAGCGCCGCAATGCCCGCTACGGGCTGGAAACCATGTGCATCGGCGGCGGCCAGGGGCTCGCCGCGGTGTTCGAACGCGTCTGA
- a CDS encoding lipid-transfer protein → MSQKAFVAGVGMIQFKKPGTSDFYDVMARDAIRQALDDAGIDYRLVQQAYAGYVYGDSCCGQKAVYHEGMTGIPVLNVNNNCATGSSALFLARQAVQSGAVECALAVGFEQMNPGALKSAWTDRPAALERANAIVDELVTGVDVPSNAIRQFAGAGRAHMQKYGTQLETFAAIRAKASRHAARNPLAVFRNVVTTEQVMNDVVLWPGVLTRLMACPPTCGAAAAIVVSEAFAKKHGLRTDVLIAGQAMATDVPDSFETRDMIRVVGFEVTRLAARLAYEQAGIGVNDIDVIELHDCFAQNELLTYEGLGLCAEGQGEKLVRDGDNTYGGRWVVNPSGGLLSKGHPLGATGLAQCYELTHQLRGSAGDRQVANARIAVQHNLGLGGAGVVTVYQKN, encoded by the coding sequence ATGAGCCAGAAAGCATTCGTCGCCGGCGTCGGCATGATCCAGTTCAAGAAGCCCGGCACCAGCGATTTCTACGACGTCATGGCGCGCGACGCCATCCGCCAGGCCCTGGACGACGCAGGCATCGACTACCGCCTGGTGCAGCAGGCCTACGCCGGCTACGTCTACGGCGACTCCTGCTGCGGCCAGAAGGCCGTATACCACGAGGGCATGACCGGCATCCCGGTGCTCAACGTCAACAACAACTGCGCCACCGGCTCCTCCGCCCTCTTCCTCGCCCGCCAGGCGGTGCAGAGCGGCGCGGTGGAATGCGCCCTGGCGGTGGGCTTCGAGCAGATGAACCCCGGCGCGCTGAAGTCCGCCTGGACCGACCGCCCGGCTGCGCTGGAGCGCGCCAACGCCATCGTCGACGAGCTGGTGACCGGCGTCGACGTGCCCAGCAACGCCATCCGCCAGTTCGCCGGCGCCGGCCGCGCGCACATGCAGAAGTACGGCACCCAGCTGGAAACCTTCGCCGCTATCCGCGCCAAGGCCAGCCGCCACGCGGCACGCAACCCGCTGGCGGTGTTCCGCAACGTGGTCACCACCGAGCAGGTGATGAACGACGTGGTGCTCTGGCCGGGCGTGCTCACCCGCCTGATGGCCTGCCCGCCCACTTGCGGCGCGGCGGCGGCCATCGTGGTTTCCGAGGCCTTTGCGAAGAAGCACGGCCTGCGCACCGACGTGCTGATCGCAGGTCAGGCAATGGCCACTGACGTACCGGACTCCTTCGAGACCCGCGACATGATCCGCGTGGTCGGCTTCGAGGTCACCCGCCTGGCGGCCCGCCTGGCGTACGAACAGGCCGGGATCGGCGTGAACGACATCGACGTCATCGAACTGCACGACTGCTTCGCCCAGAACGAACTGCTGACCTACGAGGGCCTCGGACTCTGCGCCGAAGGCCAGGGCGAAAAGCTGGTGCGCGACGGCGACAACACCTACGGCGGACGCTGGGTGGTCAACCCGTCCGGTGGCCTGCTCTCCAAGGGCCATCCGCTGGGCGCCACCGGCCTTGCCCAGTGCTACGAGCTGACCCACCAGCTGCGCGGCAGCGCCGGTGACCGGCAGGTGGCCAATGCGCGCATCGCGGTGCAGCACAACCTCGGCCTCGGCGGTGCCGGCGTGGTCACCGTGTACCAGAAGAACTGA
- a CDS encoding LuxR C-terminal-related transcriptional regulator, which yields MDKPSSTTTRTSPAYAKAPIEPALAAALDRSRLSPPRSGSRTVARERLATRLVEARRLRCIVIKGPAGCGKTTTLVAWRQQLLPLGFDVAWLSLGSDDNEPGRFIDYLLGSLAQVDPSIVREASLLEAHGFDGEALERTVITLVRGIAERGRELVLVLDDLHTLTDVGIHQALQWLLEYAPSNLHLVLGTRSAVPLSLARLRSQEQMLELDLRDLRFTPEETALFLRQQLGELPTEEVREIHEMTDGWIAGLQLLAAGRRKPAPRDLAVDAARSPLRDHQAFADYFESAVLSHLASNDVELLVHTAVCDRFCPSLCAALVDRPSAVGEAMALLARLESDNLFLIALDGPDPETWYRLHPLLRETLLKLLARRDPAHQQAVHARAWRWLRERGQLTDAVRHAVAGGEAQAAAQLVEERLEALYAQGDLRVLVELARLLPREQIQASLRLRLLFARMQVFARDFSACLESIAHLERDIPADDHDARFRVAMLRATLAVQRDNTDDAVRILPQLLNPPPGVNAVMVGGSLNILSWLYMNLGEYERARQVQLERPQLLVDGAPLLGTAGGSLQGRCLIGLSLAMEGQIAQAERIYREVIYEAQKHGRSCADALHLATALLGDTLYETNEIDAALQLLEPQIDVLERISIPDSVLRALEVLGKAHWVAGNRREAFAYLERLHEYARQHSLDRLMAHSLVWQVHWHLLLGEVVAAETKLARLDSIAARHPEAATSHRKDIFLIVENAHVRWDAMRGDLHSATLRLNRMIEAGEADGRQLAVTRLKVLGAVFDAQRGQLDLARDKVLAALRTAQRYGQLRSVVDAHPTALELIEAVTRDQALDPILAFYIDRLRSTRRTVVEPTAADEAPRGALNLGSAMEPLSERELEVLRLLAQALPNKKIARALGLSHETVKWHLRHIYSKLGVGSRDEAVARLRDAETAGMAGAGR from the coding sequence ATGGACAAGCCCAGCAGCACCACAACAAGAACAAGCCCTGCATACGCCAAGGCGCCCATCGAACCGGCCCTTGCCGCCGCACTGGACCGCTCCCGGCTTTCGCCGCCGCGTAGCGGCAGCCGCACCGTGGCTCGCGAGCGCCTGGCGACCCGCCTGGTGGAAGCACGCCGCCTGCGCTGCATCGTGATCAAGGGGCCCGCCGGTTGCGGCAAGACCACCACTCTGGTGGCCTGGCGCCAACAATTGCTGCCGCTGGGCTTCGACGTCGCCTGGCTGAGCCTGGGCAGCGACGACAACGAGCCGGGGCGCTTCATCGACTACCTGCTGGGCAGCCTGGCCCAGGTCGACCCGTCGATCGTGCGCGAGGCCTCGCTGCTGGAGGCTCACGGCTTCGACGGCGAGGCACTGGAGCGCACGGTGATTACCCTGGTGCGCGGCATCGCCGAACGCGGCCGTGAGCTGGTGCTGGTGCTCGATGACCTCCACACCCTCACCGACGTCGGCATTCACCAGGCGCTGCAGTGGCTGCTCGAATACGCCCCTTCCAACCTGCATCTGGTGCTGGGTACGCGCAGCGCCGTACCGCTCTCCCTCGCCCGCCTGCGCAGCCAGGAACAGATGCTGGAACTGGACCTGCGCGACCTTCGCTTCACCCCCGAGGAGACTGCGCTGTTCCTGCGTCAGCAGCTGGGCGAGCTGCCTACCGAGGAGGTCCGCGAGATCCACGAGATGACCGATGGCTGGATCGCCGGCCTGCAGCTGCTCGCCGCCGGCCGCCGTAAACCCGCGCCGCGGGATCTTGCCGTCGACGCCGCCCGTTCGCCCTTGCGCGACCATCAGGCGTTCGCCGACTACTTCGAATCCGCCGTGCTCTCGCACCTGGCCAGCAATGATGTCGAATTGCTGGTGCACACCGCCGTCTGCGACCGCTTCTGCCCTTCGCTATGCGCCGCGCTGGTCGACCGCCCGAGCGCGGTGGGCGAAGCGATGGCGCTTCTGGCGCGCCTGGAAAGCGACAACCTGTTCCTGATCGCGCTGGACGGCCCCGACCCGGAAACCTGGTACCGTTTGCACCCGCTGTTGCGCGAGACCCTGCTCAAGCTCCTGGCCCGACGCGATCCGGCGCACCAGCAGGCGGTGCATGCCCGTGCCTGGCGCTGGCTGCGCGAGCGCGGACAACTGACCGACGCGGTGCGCCACGCCGTCGCCGGCGGCGAAGCCCAGGCCGCCGCGCAATTGGTGGAGGAGCGCCTGGAAGCCCTGTATGCCCAGGGCGACCTGCGCGTGCTGGTGGAACTGGCGCGCCTGCTGCCCAGGGAGCAGATCCAGGCCAGCCTGCGCCTGCGCCTGCTGTTCGCCCGCATGCAGGTCTTCGCCCGTGACTTCAGCGCCTGCCTGGAGAGCATCGCCCACTTGGAGCGCGACATCCCTGCCGACGATCACGACGCCCGCTTCCGGGTGGCCATGCTGCGCGCGACGCTGGCCGTGCAGCGCGACAACACCGACGACGCCGTGCGGATTCTCCCGCAACTGCTCAACCCGCCACCGGGAGTCAACGCCGTGATGGTCGGCGGCAGCCTGAACATCCTCTCCTGGCTGTACATGAACCTGGGCGAGTACGAGCGTGCCCGTCAGGTGCAACTGGAGCGCCCGCAACTGCTGGTGGACGGCGCGCCGCTGCTCGGCACCGCCGGCGGTAGCCTGCAGGGCCGCTGCCTGATCGGCCTGAGCCTGGCGATGGAAGGCCAGATCGCCCAAGCCGAGCGCATCTACCGCGAAGTCATCTACGAAGCCCAGAAACACGGCCGCTCGTGTGCCGACGCCCTGCACCTGGCCACCGCGCTGCTCGGCGACACACTCTATGAAACCAACGAGATCGATGCCGCCCTGCAACTGCTGGAGCCGCAGATCGACGTACTGGAGCGCATCTCAATACCCGACTCGGTGCTGCGCGCGCTGGAGGTCCTGGGCAAGGCTCACTGGGTCGCCGGCAACCGCCGCGAGGCCTTCGCCTACCTGGAACGCCTGCACGAATACGCGCGCCAGCACAGTCTCGATCGCCTCATGGCCCACTCCCTGGTCTGGCAGGTGCACTGGCACCTCCTGCTGGGCGAGGTGGTGGCGGCCGAAACCAAGCTGGCCCGCCTGGACAGCATCGCCGCCCGCCACCCCGAGGCCGCCACCAGCCACCGCAAGGACATCTTCCTCATCGTCGAGAACGCCCATGTGCGCTGGGACGCCATGCGAGGCGACCTGCACAGCGCCACACTGCGCCTGAACCGCATGATCGAGGCTGGCGAAGCGGATGGCCGGCAGCTCGCGGTGACGCGCCTGAAGGTACTCGGCGCGGTGTTCGACGCCCAGCGCGGCCAACTCGACCTGGCCCGCGACAAGGTGCTCGCTGCGCTGCGCACTGCCCAGCGCTACGGCCAGCTGCGCAGCGTGGTGGACGCCCACCCCACGGCGCTTGAACTGATCGAGGCGGTGACCCGCGACCAGGCGCTCGATCCGATCCTGGCGTTCTACATCGACCGCCTGCGCAGCACCCGCCGCACCGTCGTCGAGCCAACGGCCGCCGACGAAGCCCCGCGCGGAGCCCTGAACCTCGGCAGCGCCATGGAGCCGCTGAGCGAACGCGAACTGGAAGTGCTGCGCCTGCTCGCCCAGGCCTTGCCGAACAAGAAGATCGCCCGCGCCCTGGGGCTCTCCCACGAAACGGTGAAATGGCACCTGCGGCACATCTACAGCAAGCTCGGCGTCGGCAGCCGCGACGAAGCGGTGGCCCGCCTGCGCGATGCAGAAACCGCCGGCATGGCAGGCGCCGGCCGCTGA
- a CDS encoding thiolase family protein: protein MSKPVYIAGAAMTPFGRHAASMQDLTQDAVLKALADAGLELNEPQAFYACNVFGGMVLGQVLLRDLGLSGLPIYNVENACASGATGVHLACHALQAGIYDTVVVFGVEKLTALGGGTIPLQRNDYMTELYARAGMALPAIYAMRATRYLHEFGVGAEALAEVAVKNRRHGALNSFAQSRTEVTLDEVMASRMVFDPLTLLQCCPSAVDGAAALVLTTRKPQQFRAVRVLASVIQSGRAEEPNDDILSAEITARAATLAYQQASVKPADIDVIELHDAFSIAELIYYNALGLCGRGEAHELLKSGATSLGGKTVVNPSGGLLAKGHPLGATGVAQMVEAVWQLQNRAGERQAEGAELALTQCTGGGIAGVDHAASAVHILGV from the coding sequence ATGAGCAAGCCTGTCTATATTGCCGGCGCAGCGATGACGCCGTTCGGCCGCCATGCTGCCTCGATGCAGGACCTGACCCAGGATGCCGTGCTCAAGGCCCTCGCCGATGCCGGCCTCGAGCTGAACGAGCCTCAGGCCTTCTACGCCTGCAACGTATTTGGCGGCATGGTGCTTGGCCAGGTGCTGCTGCGCGACCTGGGGCTGTCCGGGCTGCCGATCTACAACGTCGAGAATGCCTGCGCCAGCGGCGCCACTGGCGTGCACCTGGCATGCCATGCGTTGCAGGCCGGCATCTACGACACCGTGGTTGTGTTCGGCGTGGAGAAGCTCACCGCCCTGGGCGGCGGCACGATCCCGCTGCAGCGCAACGATTACATGACCGAACTCTATGCCCGTGCCGGCATGGCGCTGCCGGCCATCTACGCCATGCGCGCGACCCGCTACCTGCACGAGTTCGGCGTGGGCGCGGAGGCGCTGGCCGAGGTAGCGGTCAAGAACCGTCGTCACGGCGCCCTGAACTCTTTCGCCCAGAGTCGTACCGAAGTCACCCTGGACGAGGTGATGGCTTCACGCATGGTCTTCGATCCCCTGACCCTGCTGCAGTGTTGCCCCTCGGCGGTGGACGGCGCGGCGGCGCTGGTGCTCACCACCCGCAAGCCGCAGCAATTCCGTGCCGTACGCGTGCTGGCCTCGGTGATCCAGTCGGGCCGGGCCGAGGAGCCGAACGACGACATCCTCTCGGCGGAGATCACTGCCCGTGCGGCGACGCTTGCTTACCAGCAGGCCAGCGTGAAGCCCGCCGACATCGATGTGATCGAACTGCACGACGCCTTCAGTATCGCCGAGCTCATCTACTACAACGCCCTGGGCCTCTGCGGCCGTGGCGAGGCGCACGAACTGCTGAAGAGCGGAGCCACCAGCCTGGGCGGCAAGACCGTGGTGAACCCGTCCGGCGGCTTGCTCGCCAAGGGGCATCCGCTGGGCGCCACCGGCGTCGCGCAGATGGTCGAGGCCGTCTGGCAGTTGCAGAACCGTGCCGGCGAACGCCAGGCCGAAGGGGCCGAGCTGGCCCTGACCCAATGCACCGGCGGCGGCATTGCCGGCGTCGACCACGCGGCATCCGCCGTACACATCCTGGGCGTCTGA